acaaaaaagacccTGGAGGAAGAAGCATCAAAGCTAAGACAGGTCAGTATTGATAAATCTCAACAAATGAGATGTTGATCGTTGTCGCGCCTCTTTGTTAAATAGTGAAGGGTTGTGCCCCGACAACACAGATGTACTGACGTTAACAGCCAAACTTAAGTCATTCCCCTGTGTCTCTATTTCTGTTGAAACACCCCCTATTCATTAAACagagtttcttcttctttccattGCCCATATGCTCCTTCTTTCTGATTGATCTTTTTAATTCTTCAGAGTGTGATGGACAGCCAAAAGGGTGCAGTGGCAGGTAGACTTGCTGAGGGAGCACCCAGGGTGGAGATGGTTGGAGAGCACCATACAGTGGCCACTCGCCGGCATGACAGTCCAGATTTAAAAGGTACAGTGGATGTGAACGCATCGACCAAATCCTTTGTATGGCAATGCACTTAAACACTAAATGTAATATGTGTTTGATAGAAGAAATTCATTTATAACATAATTGCACACTGTTAGTTCCCTTTGTTTGTTATTCCTGTTTATGTTACTGTGAAACAAGGAACACATCGATCTATTTTAAAGTCAACCAGTCCACTATCAACTTGACATTCCTTCTGCTCTGTTACAGAAGAGATGGGTAAGCCTGGCAGTGATGCTGGCATGCCTGGTATCGAAGACAGTGAGGTGGGAAAAATTGACGACCTTCAATTTGGTGAGCAGTGTTCCAAACTTCCAACAGTAATTGTTAGGCTGGCAAACCCAGAGAAATGATGAGTGGTGAAAACTATGTTGAGGGTATATTGTttaccatgacattttcaaaGCAGTGTGGGTAGAAGAAGGTCAAGTAAAACAATATTGAAGATGATCCCAATGCCAATGGAGAGATGATCAGGTTTCAAATTTGAACTCATTTGAATCTGCGACTTGTTGAGGGGACTACAAACAACCAAGAGTGAGAGAActggacaaacacacaagcaaatgAATCCTTGAAGTAAAACGGTTATAACCGTAAAATTTAAACCAAAACTGGGTCTATTGTATTTCTCTCCTTCTGGcgagtaaaacacaaaaattcaagttgtctctccttctcctttctcACTTTGGCACTTAATGTATCCACAGCCTTGAAGAAACCAGCCATAACTCAGAAGCACGATGAAGCCCCTGATGTGGTTGTCGGAGCTGGtgctggccctggccctggagTCGGGGCAGCGGACGGCCCTGCGGGCCAAGGCCTGTCCCTGGATCAGCCCGGGCTCCAGCAGGACAGAGTGGAGGTCCGAGAAGTAGTGGTCGCCCCTCCAGGCATCATCAAACAGGCAGACAAACCCATAGTGTTTGAAGAAGACAACAAGGCAGGTATCAAGGCAGACGAACTGGGAGAACAGCAAAGACAACTTCAAGGTACAGAATGCTCCACATTCTTGTAATTGGTTTTAATTATAACAGCCTGTCCTTTGAGTACTTTAAGTCTTtagatatgtgtttttatttcactgaatgTTTAGTCAAGTGAAGCTAGGATCAGAGAACTGTTATCTCAGTAGAGTAGGTTTAGCACACTGTGCTTTATGAATAAGAGGttctattaaaaaaagcattaattgGCCCTTGATTGCAAAGTGTTCATGATTGAGCTAAGGAGATTTAGTCGAGGTGAGAAGGTGGTTTGCAAGAGATCATCTACACAACAGAACCTAACCTCTTTCTTATTGTCAGCTCCTGATAATGTCAAGGGTGACCGTGAACACTTGAAGGTGATTCCTCTGCCCCCCAACCCTGCCCAGGTGCCCAACCCCATCCAGCCTCGCCACGCCGGAGATCAAGTTCCAGCCGAGCCAGTTCACCACCGCCAAAGTGAGTTCTTCCTCAACACTTTGAAAAGAGTGAATACTGAAATATGCGGGGGGGGCGGGGTGTTGAGGTTGGaggtttcattattttttagtattttttttattgcttttgaaGGGGTGGGAAAAAATATCATTGCACATGAAAAAGTACAATGACAGCAAATTCTTGTTAGCTCTGCCTTTGTGCTTAGCTCCTGCCTCCCAGCTCTCTGTGATGTGTGTCAACGCAGAGACTGAAATACAATTTCCGGTCATGCCATCTGTGTGAATATTGCCCATTACTAACTGGTTACACCCCCCACTCCTACATCACACATTTTCATGAAAGTTGGTGAATGTAAGTCATGTCTGAACATGGCTAGGAGCGCTgtcagggaggagagagagggctcagttgcagaggagaggagaccaatGACACACACCTGGTTCCCAGATGATCCTTTCCTGCTGCCTGGCTTCTGCTCTGCTgccttttctccctccttcctctctgttttcataTGATCTATTTTATCATCTCCCTCACACAATCACCTCACACCCTGCAGCTCTGCTGCTTAAAACACTGGCTGCATTCAGTGCACGtcttcaatttgtttttcttctaatcTTCCGCCTCTGATTTCATTATACTTGCATCCTATTCTGGCAAATTAACACCCGACACCCACCAGATGCCTCGTTTTTGGCAGCGTCGGGTGCTCACTAGACCCTACAGCTCAAAGACACTGCCTGGCTCAGAGAATCTCGAGtcgtttgtatttattttttttaatcagaaaccTCTGATCAAGTCATTTAAAATTTTAAGTTATAAGACTGAAAAATGCCATTGTTCCACAATGACTTGTTCATATTCACAACATCCAGTAGAATACATCaacttgctttttttattataacactTATCAACTATTGGTTTATTACTGTATCTTTGGCTTTACAAAAGACCCTTGAGTTGAATCAACACTTCTCACAGACACAgtaccaacaaaaacaaaacataagatGGGATTTACAGCAGGGCTATTGTATTTCATTGATTGGATTGTATCGATGATTAAACCGGTAACTCAATTAGCCCTCTGTGCCCTCCAAACTTTAAACAATCCCTCATTACAGAAGGAACCCCTTTTGTTCCCACTTGGCTCCGCTTTCAAGTCCATGATTGACTCTCCTTTACTCTTCAGAAACACTTGTCTTCTAATTACAGTCTTACGCTCTGTATTCATTCACCTCATCATCCTTTGTCATCCTCTTCATACGATCACTCTTCATGCATTCATTATGCAATATTTCCCCCATTCCTCCCCGTCTTCCTACAACTGCCTCCGCTTCCCTCCCTTCCTGATGAGGCCCTTCTCTGCCTCCTGCAGGCCGGTTCTTTGATGAGAACGAGTCCCCAGTAGATCCGCAACACGGCTCTAAGCTAGCGGACTACAATGGGGATGATGGGAACGTGGGTGAGTATGAGGCCGACAAGCAGGCTGAGCTGGCCTacaatgaggaagaggatggtGATGGTGGGGAGGAAGACGTTCAAGGTGAGCCAGGCCGGGGGACTGGACTGCCTGTCCAGATGTGTATCCACCATTCCTCCcttgctccctccctccttccaccCCTGTCCTGCTGCCGCGCCCCTGCATTTGTCTCGACAGTTAGAGTAGCTCACAGCACCCTGAGTTTGGTCCTCGAGCCTGATTGAGAGCTACGACCGAGAGCACCTTCAGTTCAGGATGAGTGACTGAATTTTGTCAGGCATTGTTTACTGTGTAGCAACAGTAACAATATTGGCACCCTATTTTCCCATGTATGGGGAAAACTTACGGTTCTGTGAGAGCAAGTGTCCATTTTTGTCTCCTGCCTGTGCTTCCTTTTAGCTATACCACCTGTCTGTGCCCACCAAACATCTGACCCACATCTAGAGCAGTAGATAAATATAGCtcactgtgtttgtgaatgtgtctgtgttctccttgaaatattgaaatgcatgtccatgttttttattttttcctattGTTTCCTTccatatgtttttctgtttgcctATTAGATTAgaattttaatatttgataagCGTGTAACAATACTACATTaccattttgtttctgttacaTGGCTGTGATTTGTCATGTGTATCGGTTATATCTGTGTTAAACTGTTCCGTGACAGTCTGATTTCAATAAAAATCTAGGATGTTCTTGTTATTTTAATGACCGACGAGGAAGCTAATAAAATGCTAGATAGATGTAGGAAGCATTCCTCCCAAAATTGGATGTATCCTCAATATATTTCTTCTAGATTAATACTTTGTTGTAAAATCAGGGGGACTATGTTCAAAAGGGCTGTGAGTCCAGCATTGTTCACTCAAGATGGACCTGACCATCCTCAAACACCGTTCAGCACTTAAACCTGAAgtcaatgtttcatttcaaatccagtGTGCTgaagtatgtccaaaaaaacccaaccaaAAACATACATCCTGATATTtactcactgccctgtaggttTCTTTATGGATGCACTGTAACAGTTTGGAATAAAGCTTAAGATGTGATTGGACTTATAGGGAGGACATGcaactttatataaatatacaagtgttttttttattttacaatggaGCATGGTTACAGCACTTCATTAAGTATATTATTACATGTCTAATGGTTgtgttgctttcttttttccagaTGATGATGATCGTGACATGCAGGGAGACCGAGCTGTGGATTATGGGAAAAGACATCAAGCCATTGACATTCTTTGAATGGGAACTTGTACAGCcgtaaataattacaaatattgAGACCTTCCTCTACAACCACGGTCTTTTCTTGAGAAAATAGTTTCAAATCAACATGTTTAAGAATTTATAGGGTTCATCCTCAATGTCACGGacaattttgaaaaacagaCATTGCAACTAATAGATTAATTCTGAATAACGTACCATAATACAAAGGAAAACAATCATGGCATTGTCCTGAGTTGCTGTTGATTTGCTAATGGGTTCTAAGCTATGGCAGTAGATGTGACATAATGTACACTGACTGTTGAGTTTTGTTATTTGATAACTGCCTCAGTCTATAACGGAGTGATCTGAAGAGCCATGTTGACTCGCAGCTGAACCTCAAGGTCgaactgtgttgttttttttgctacttttctTCACAGGTTGCTGTTGCTTGATATAAACAAACTCTTCACCGG
This region of Anoplopoma fimbria isolate UVic2021 breed Golden Eagle Sablefish chromosome 2, Afim_UVic_2022, whole genome shotgun sequence genomic DNA includes:
- the golm2 gene encoding protein GOLM2 isoform X2, producing MVGFGANRRGGRLPSFILIFLMLIIAILSFNYWTATNKHGRALDELAEVQTQVKRTDAARSRLEKRNSELMVQVDTHRKQMDQKDGDYNVLEGKLQAREAIIKKCTDEKMKVQGDVTAQMTEIQRLKEQLKELKQEFMKQEEQLREVKKNSTTLERKLEYESLQCGRQIAQLKEEYEETKKTLEEEASKLRQSVMDSQKGAVAGRLAEGAPRVEMVGEHHTVATRRHDSPDLKEMGKPGSDAGMPGIEDSEVGKIDDLQFALKKPAITQKHDEAPDVVVGAGAGPGPGVGAADGPAGQGLSLDQPGLQQDRVEVREVVVAPPGIIKQADKPIVFEEDNKAGIKADELGEQQRQLQAPDNVKGDREHLKVIPLPPNPAQVPNPIQPRHAGDQVPAEPVHHRQNDDDRDMQGDRAVDYGKRHQAIDIL
- the golm2 gene encoding protein GOLM2 isoform X3 — its product is MVGFGANRRGGRLPSFILIFLMLIIAILSFNYWTATNKHGRALDELAEVQTQVKRTDAARSRLEKRNSELMVQVDTHRKQMDQKDGDYNVLEGKLQAREAIIKKCTDEKMKVQGDVTAQMTEIQRLKEQLKELKQEFMKQEEQLREVKKNSTTLERKLEYESLQCGRQIAQLKEEYEETKKTLEEEASKLRQSVMDSQKGAVAGRLAEGAPRVEMVGEHHTVATRRHDSPDLKEEMGKPGSDAGMPGIEDSEVGKIDDLQFALKKPAITQKHDEAPDVVVGAGAGPGPGVGAADGPAGQGLSLDQPGLQQDRVEVREVVVAPPGIIKQADKPIVFEEDNKAGIKADELGEQQRQLQAPDNVKGDREHLKVIPLPPNPAQVPNPIQPRHAGDQVPAEPVHHRQSRFFDENESPVDPQHGSKLADYNGDDGNVGEYEADKQAELAYNEEEDGDGGEEDVQDDDDRDMQGDRAVDYGKRHQAIDIL
- the golm2 gene encoding protein GOLM2 isoform X1, whose translation is MVGFGANRRGGRLPSFILIFLMLIIAILSFNYWTATNKHGRALDELAEVQTQVKRTDAARSRLEKRNSELMVQVDTHRKQMDQKDGDYNVLEGKLQAREAIIKKCTDEKMKVQGDVTAQMTEIQRLKEQLKELKQEFMKQEEQLREVKKNSTTLERKLEYESLQCGRQIAQLKEEYEETKKTLEEEASKLRQSVMDSQKGAVAGRLAEGAPRVEMVGEHHTVATRRHDSPDLKEEMGKPGSDAGMPGIEDSEVGKIDDLQFALKKPAITQKHDEAPDVVVGAGAGPGPGVGAADGPAGQGLSLDQPGLQQDRVEVREVVVAPPGIIKQADKPIVFEEDNKAGIKADELGEQQRQLQAPDNVKGDREHLKVIPLPPNPAQVPNPIQPRHAGDQVPAEPVHHRQNDDDRDMQGDRAVDYGKRHQAIDIL